A window of Nonomuraea angiospora genomic DNA:
GCCAACCTCCACTTCATCATCGGCAAGACGTCGTTCCCCGAGCGCCAGCTCATCGAGAACTACGCCGCCGCCCTTGACGAGGTGCTGCGTCTCAAGCCGTCCGCGGCCAAGGGGCGCTACCTGAAGAAGGTCACGTTCTCCACGACCATGGGCCCCGGCGTCCCGGTCGACCCGAACGTCACGCGCGGCCTCACCGCTGAGCTCGACGCTTAAGCGTTCCTCTGATCGAGCCTCGCCCAGTTCCGGGCGGGGCTCTTTCTTTTTCCCACGGCTGGCCGTGGCTGCCCGGGGCGGGCCGTGACCACCGTCCCGCCGTACGGAACCGCCTCCTTGCGGCGACGAGACCGGGCGCTCGGATCTGCGCCCTCTCGGAAGCCCACCACGACCCTCGCCTCCGTGATCACGGCCCCGCCCGCCGCCCGCCGCCGGCAGCGCTGTGCGCGCCCGCCTCACGGCGCCCGGCTCTCGCTTGGGGCTGCCTGCGCGCGAGGCTGAGGGCCGTTACGAGTCTCGCGATCACGGCCCCACACCACCGCCCGAGCGCGGCCGTCTCGAAGCCGCCTGCAAGCCGCATCAGGGCGCCAGGCCCGGCGCGGGTGGCAGGCCGCCGTCACAGCCCTCGCCCTCGCGATCACGGTCCCAGCCGCCGCCCGAGCGCAGGCGACAGCGCCGTGCGCGGCCGCGTCAGGGCGTTCGGCCCCGCGCGGTGGACGTGGTGCGGATCCGGGGCCCGTCGTGCGTCCGAGGAGTCCGGGCGTGCGGGACCTGGGCTGAGTCGGATTGTGCAGGGAATGTGTGAGGGGTGTGGGGGATAACCCTGGGTTTTCCCTTATTTGTAAGGGGAAGTCGCTACGGCGATGCTACTTAAAAGTAGGGTCAAGACATGCTGAAGCGCACGATAGGACTCACCGCGGCCGGTGCCGCGCTCGTCGTGGCGGCGGTCGCCGGTTGTGGATCGAACGCCCAGCCCATCCAGGTCAACCTGGCCGCCTCTGAGGTGCTCGCGCAGGCCGCGCAGAAGACGGCCGAGGTCAGCAGCTACACGGTCGACGCCGTGGTGAACGTCACCCACTCGCAGGAGGGCTCGGGCAAGGTGCAGGGGCGCATGCTCTACCAGAGCAAGCCCCAGCTCGCCGTGGACCTCACCCTGGACACCGTCGACATGGGCGGCAGGAGCCTGCCGGGCGGCGTGCGCGCCGTGCTGCAGGGCGACACCGTCTACGTCAAGGTGGAGGCGCTCAAGGACCTCGTGGGCGCGACCAAGCCCTGGATCAAGGTGCCGCTCAGCGAGATGGGCGACTCCTCGCAGGTGAACGACTACCTGAGCAAGATCCAGCAGTTCGACCTGGGCAACGTGACCAAGCTCGTCACGGCTTCGAAGGACGTGAAGTCGGCCGGCAACGAGAGCGTCAACGGCACGGACACCACGCACTACGCCGGCACGTTCCCGGTGGACGCGGCCGTGCAGCTGCTCCCCGCCGACCAGCAGGAGCAGGCGCGTACGAACCTGGCGGAGCTCAAGGACGTCAAGTTCGACATCTGGGTGGCCTCCGACGGCCTGCCGCGCAAGCTCGCGCTGAACGGCTCCAAGGAGGGCACCACGCTCGACGCCACCCTGCTCTTCAAGGGCTTCAACGAGCCGGTCACCATCGAGACCCCGCCCGCTGACCAGGTCGGAGACATCCCCAAGGGCACGACCAACTGAGAACGATTTGGAAACTCGGCGGCCAGGCCGTACTCTGGTCGTTGCCGAAGACCGCCGGTCGTCGTCAGGTGCCTCAATGCCTGGCGACCGAAGGATCCACATCATGTGGACGGCCCGCGCAGGTGTGATGCGAGTTTCCCACATGGTGTGACCCATGTGCGTGAGCCCCGTGTGCGCCCTGCGCCCGGGGCTGTTCTCATTTTCAGGGCCTTCGCCGGTGGCACATCTGGAAGGAGGCCCATGGCGAGGGCGGATAAGGCGACAGCGGTTGCCGAGCTCAAGAGTGAGTTCGAGGGCAGCGCTGCCGCCGTTCTGACCGAGTACCGCGGTCTCACCGTCGCGCAGCTCAAGGAGCTGCGTAAGTCTCTCGGTGAGAATGCGAAGTTCGCCGTGGCGAAGAACACCCTGACCAAGATCGCGGCCACCGAGGCCGGTTTCTCTGGTCTGGATGACCTGCTCACCGGTCCGACCGCGATCGCCTTCGTCAACGGCGACGTTGTCGAGGCCGCCAAGGGTCTGCGTGACTTCGCCAAGGCCAATCCCCTTCTGGTGATCAAGGGCGGTGTCCTCGAGGGCAAGACGCTCGACGCCACCGAGATCACCAAGCTCGCCGACCTCGAGTCCCGCGAGGTCCTCCTCGCGAAGCTTGCTGGCGCGCTCAAGGCGAAGCAGAGCGCTGCCGCTGCTGTGTTCGCCGCGCTGCCCACGCAGATGGCTCAGCTGGCCGAAGCCCTGCGCGCGAAGCGCGAAGAGCCGGGCGAGTAGCACGGGGGTTGCCGCAACACCCGCGGTCCCGTTTCTAGTTTCAGCAAGTCCCGAACGTAAGGAAAAAGCATCATGGCGAAGCTCAGCACCGACGAGCTGCTCGACGCGTTCAAGGAGATGACCCTCCTCGAGCTGTCCGAGTTCGTGAAGCAGTTCGAAGAGGTCTTCGACGTCAAGGCCGCCGCCCCCGTCGCGGTCGCCGCCGCCCCCGTCGCCGGTGGTGGCGCCGAGGCTCCGGCCGCCGAGGAGCAGGACGAGTTCGACGTCATCCTCGAGGCCGCCGGCGACAAGAAGATCCAGGTCATCAAGGAGATCCGCGCCCTCACGTCCCTGGGCCTCAAGGAGGCCAAGGACCTGGTGGACGGCGCTCCCAAGCCCGTCTTCGACGGCAAGGTCAACAAGGAGCAGGCGGAGAAGGCCAAGGCTGCCCTCGAGGGCGCCGGCGCCACCGTGACCGTCAAGTAAGACGGTTTCTGTTCGCTGAAAAGGGGCGGGGACATCCTGGTGCCGGATGTCCGCCGCCCCTTTTTCGTGCCCTGAGCGGCCTCGCTCAGGAGATTCTCATGTCCGTCTCATCGCGCCGCGAAGCGGCTTGCCTAGCGTGCGAGCTGTGGTTACCGATGCGAAGTCCCGTTGGGCGCTGACCGCCCTGCTCATAGGCACCGGAGTGCTCTACATCTGGGGTCTCGGCGCCTCCGGATGGGCGAATTCGTTCTATTCGGCGGCCGTCCAGGCGGGCAGCCGGAGCTGGACCGCGTTCTTCTTCGGGTCCTCCGACGCCGCGAACGCGATAACCGTCGACAAGACGCCCGCCTCCTTGTGGCCGATGGCGCTCAGCGTGCGGTTGTTCGGGCTCGATTCCTGGGCCGTTCTCATTCCTCAGGCGCTCATGGGCGTGGGCACGGTGGCGCTGGTGTACGCGTCCGTGCGCAGGTTGACCAACGTGTGGGCCGGGCTGCTGGCCGGGGTCGCGATGGCGTTGACGCCGGTGGCCGTGTTGATGTTCAGGTTCAACAACCCCGACGCGCTGCTGGTGCTGCTGCTGACGGCCGCCGGGTACTGCGTGGTGCGGGCGCAGGAACGCGGGGCTACGCGGTGGCTGGTGCTGGCGGGGACGGCGATCGGGTTCGCGTTCCTGGCGAAGATGTTGCAGGCGTTCCTGGTGCTGCCGGGGTTCGCCCTGGTCTATCTCGTCACGGCGCCGGTGCCGTTCTGGCGGCGGATGTGGCAGTTGTCGCTGGCGGGTGTGGCCATGGTGGTCTCGGCCGGGTGGTGGGTGCTGGCGGTGGCGCTGGTGCCGGCCTCCGAGCGGCCGTACATCGGGGGTTCCCAGACCAACAGCGTGCTGGAGCTGGCGCTCGGCTACAACGGGATCGGGCGGCTCAACGGCGGTGACTACGGCGGGCTGGGCAACCTGAACCAGCAGGCCGGGTGGCTGCGGCTGTTCGACACCGAGGCGGGCGGGCAGATCTCCTGGCTGCTTCCGGCGGCGCTGGTGCTGCTGGCCGCCGTCACGTGGGTGACCCGGCGGGCGCCGCGGGTCGATCCGGTCCGGGCCGCCGTCTGGGTCTGGGGGAGCTGGCTGATCGTGACCGGGCTGGTCTTCAGCCTGATGCAGGGCATCTTCCACGCGTACTACACCGTCGCCCTGGCTCCGGCGATCGCGGTGCTCGTGGGCATGGGGGCGGCCGTCCTGTGGGAGCGGCGGGCGTACCGGGCGCTGGCGGTGATCACGGCGGGGACGGCCGTGTGGTCGTACGTGCTGCTGTCGCGCAGCGCGGAGTGGAACTCCTGGCTGGGCGTGGTCGTGCTGGTGGCGGGGCTGGGGGCGGCCCTGGCGATGTTGTTCGCGCGGCGGGCCCTGGTCGTGGTGGCCGTCGCCGTGGTGGCGTGCCTGGCGTCCTTGGCGGGTCCGGCGGCGTACGCGGTGGACACGGCCGCGTCCGCGCACACCGGGGCCATCCCGACGGCCGGACCCTCCACCGGTGGCTTCGGCAGGGGGTTCGGCGGGTTCAGGGCCGGCGGGCCCGCAGGTGGCGGCCGGCAGTTCCGCGGGATGCCCGGGAACGGCTGGTCGCCGGGCGGTCAGGCGTTCCAGGCGCCGCCCGGTGGCCGGGGGATGGGGCGTGGCGGCATGGGCGGGCTGCTCAACGCGGGCACTCCGGCCGCCGAGCTGACCGCGCTGCTGAAGACGGACGCCTCCGCGTACACGTGGGTGGCGGCGACGGTGGGCTCCAACAACGCGGCCGGCTACCAGCTCGCCGCCGGACAGCCGGTGATGGCGGTGGGCGGCTTCAACGGCACCGACCCCGCGCCGACGTTCGAGCGGTTCAAGCAGTACGTCGCCGAGAAGAAGATCCATTACTTCATCGGCACGGGGATGGGGATGGGCGCTCGCGGCACGGGCGGCAGCGACGACGCGGCCAGGATCGCGGCCTGGGTGCAGGAGAGCTTCACCGCCACCACCGTCGGGGGGACGACGGTCTTCGACCTCACCCGGCCGTGAGGGAGGCGGCGGCGGCGCGGACCTGGGTGACGGCGCCGGTGTCCATGTAGTCCCGGGTGTGGATGATCCGGCCGTCCCTGATCCTGAGCACGAGGAGGCCCGGGACGGTGATCGACTGCCCGGCGACCGTGACGAACGTGTCCTGCTCCACCAGCACGACCTCCGGGTCGGTCGCCTGGTGGAGCGAGACGCGCCGTACCTCGTCGGGCTTGAACGGCAGCGCGCCCCACATCGCCCGGTATGCGGCGCGGATCTCCTCCCTCCCCTTGAACGGCGCCAGCCCCCCGAACGGGAACTCGTGCAGCGCGTCCTCCGCGTAGAGGTCGGCCAGTTCGTCGGCGGACTTGTGGAGCATGGCCGCGTGGTAGGCGGTGACGATCTCTTCGATGGACATGGGGGATCCCTCCCGTTTCACTCAACAGGCGTTGACTCAACGAGCGTAGAGCGAAGGAGGGAGGTCGGTCAACGCATGTAGAGTCGGGGCGTGGTCGAGAAGGGGCTTCCGCGGGCCGAGCGGCGGCGCAGGAGCGAGGAGAGGATCCTGGCGTCCGCCCGGGCGCTGTTCGCCGAGGTGGGGTTCGAGCGGGCCACCATCAGGGCCATCGCCGGGCGGGCCGAGGTCGATCCCGCCCTGGTCATGCAGTACTTCGGCAGCAAGCAGGAGCTCTTCCAGCGGGCCGTGCAGGCGACGCCGGTCGCGCACGGCGAGCCGGGCGCCGACGAGGTGGTCGAGCAGGTGCTCGGCACGCTCGGCCTGAAGCTGGGCGAGCTGCCGCAGAGCTCGCTGGCCATGATGCGGTCCATGCTCACGCACCCGGAGGCGGCCGTCTCGGCGCGCAAGGTGCTGGGTGCGCAGA
This region includes:
- a CDS encoding LppX_LprAFG lipoprotein, which codes for MLKRTIGLTAAGAALVVAAVAGCGSNAQPIQVNLAASEVLAQAAQKTAEVSSYTVDAVVNVTHSQEGSGKVQGRMLYQSKPQLAVDLTLDTVDMGGRSLPGGVRAVLQGDTVYVKVEALKDLVGATKPWIKVPLSEMGDSSQVNDYLSKIQQFDLGNVTKLVTASKDVKSAGNESVNGTDTTHYAGTFPVDAAVQLLPADQQEQARTNLAELKDVKFDIWVASDGLPRKLALNGSKEGTTLDATLLFKGFNEPVTIETPPADQVGDIPKGTTN
- the rplJ gene encoding 50S ribosomal protein L10, which gives rise to MARADKATAVAELKSEFEGSAAAVLTEYRGLTVAQLKELRKSLGENAKFAVAKNTLTKIAATEAGFSGLDDLLTGPTAIAFVNGDVVEAAKGLRDFAKANPLLVIKGGVLEGKTLDATEITKLADLESREVLLAKLAGALKAKQSAAAAVFAALPTQMAQLAEALRAKREEPGE
- a CDS encoding TetR/AcrR family transcriptional regulator yields the protein MVEKGLPRAERRRRSEERILASARALFAEVGFERATIRAIAGRAEVDPALVMQYFGSKQELFQRAVQATPVAHGEPGADEVVEQVLGTLGLKLGELPQSSLAMMRSMLTHPEAAVSARKVLGAQIDRLAQVVPGEDARLRAALMMMIMLGVTVGHQLLDLDELRGVPQEEIARLLRPGLQALAGPEGS
- the rplL gene encoding 50S ribosomal protein L7/L12, giving the protein MAKLSTDELLDAFKEMTLLELSEFVKQFEEVFDVKAAAPVAVAAAPVAGGGAEAPAAEEQDEFDVILEAAGDKKIQVIKEIRALTSLGLKEAKDLVDGAPKPVFDGKVNKEQAEKAKAALEGAGATVTVK
- a CDS encoding glycosyltransferase family 39 protein — its product is MVTDAKSRWALTALLIGTGVLYIWGLGASGWANSFYSAAVQAGSRSWTAFFFGSSDAANAITVDKTPASLWPMALSVRLFGLDSWAVLIPQALMGVGTVALVYASVRRLTNVWAGLLAGVAMALTPVAVLMFRFNNPDALLVLLLTAAGYCVVRAQERGATRWLVLAGTAIGFAFLAKMLQAFLVLPGFALVYLVTAPVPFWRRMWQLSLAGVAMVVSAGWWVLAVALVPASERPYIGGSQTNSVLELALGYNGIGRLNGGDYGGLGNLNQQAGWLRLFDTEAGGQISWLLPAALVLLAAVTWVTRRAPRVDPVRAAVWVWGSWLIVTGLVFSLMQGIFHAYYTVALAPAIAVLVGMGAAVLWERRAYRALAVITAGTAVWSYVLLSRSAEWNSWLGVVVLVAGLGAALAMLFARRALVVVAVAVVACLASLAGPAAYAVDTAASAHTGAIPTAGPSTGGFGRGFGGFRAGGPAGGGRQFRGMPGNGWSPGGQAFQAPPGGRGMGRGGMGGLLNAGTPAAELTALLKTDASAYTWVAATVGSNNAAGYQLAAGQPVMAVGGFNGTDPAPTFERFKQYVAEKKIHYFIGTGMGMGARGTGGSDDAARIAAWVQESFTATTVGGTTVFDLTRP
- a CDS encoding nuclear transport factor 2 family protein, which gives rise to MSIEEIVTAYHAAMLHKSADELADLYAEDALHEFPFGGLAPFKGREEIRAAYRAMWGALPFKPDEVRRVSLHQATDPEVVLVEQDTFVTVAGQSITVPGLLVLRIRDGRIIHTRDYMDTGAVTQVRAAAASLTAG